The sequence TTTAAATATGGTAAAACACACCAAACGATTTCTTTAAAAAAGTTTACTTGGGAAGAATACAAAGATCAAAAGTGGGGTGATTTAATTGGCAACTAATACACCAAATTTAAAGTTAGTAAAGCCGGAAATAACGGATAAAATCGATGTTTCCATTGCTAACTTTGCGCAAAATGCAGATAAAATCGATAGAGAGGCAAAGCGGCTTCAGGATAGGGATCAAGCATTACAATCAAGTTTAGATAATACGAAGGAAGATATGACGGTAGTACAAAACGGTTTAGTAGCGGTCAATCAACAATTAAAAACAAATAAAACAGCTATTGATCAAATCCATGAGAATACCCGTGCAAATTCCAATAATGTCACGAGAAATACAACTGATATTGGAGCAATAAATGAGAGAACTACATCCATGCAGGGGAGTATTCATAATTTAACTCAAATAAGTCAAGAAAATAAATCGACCATTACTTTCATCTCTAGCGAAATAGAAGGGATTAAAAAGCGATTAACAGCTTTAGAAGGTCAGCAAGAAATGCCTCCATCAGAGGGTGAAGAATAGTGCGTTGGATAGAGATAGCTCAAAGGAATGAAGTAAATGTTGAAGGAACAGTCCGTACAGCTCCTATCATTACTTCGGTGATAAAAAAAGAAATACCTTATGTGGAATACAGTGTAGATGACCAAAAGCTAAGACTGCACTACCCATTTAAGGTTAATGATGTGGTTAGAGTAGACTTTTCTAAACAAAAAGTATTTATTAATGAACAATTGCAAATGGAAACAATTGACCTCGTTTATGCTGATTTTTTCAGATTAAAACCTGGCTTAAATGAAATAAGCACAGTTCCAGCAATGCAATTGGAGGTTAAGTATACAGAGAGGTGGTTGTAGAAATGAAAGAAAGAATTTTCATTTTTGATAAATACGATAAGCTATTAGCAATCACTCACAATTATGTTGAAGCAGTTTTTGAAGAGACGGTTGAAAAGCCCGTCTCTTTTACAATTACTTTTCCGATGTCTGATGATGATGCATCGTATTTAATTGGTGGTAACCAAGTTGCATTTAAAGATTTAACAGGGAAATTCCGCTTGTTTACTATCCGTGAAGTCGATGATGTTGATGGAGAGTCCTCGGAAAAGATTGTCCAATGTATGCCTGCTATGCAAGAATTAGCTGATGTGATGGTTGAAAACAATGCACTTGAAAGTGAATCAGCTGACGTTGTGTTAGGTGCTATTTTAAAAAAATCACGCTGGCTAGTCGGTAATGTAGCAGATTTAGGGTTAAACACAATAAGCTTTTCGTATCAAAATGCTTATATGTGTTTAGGGAAATTAACGGAGCTTTGGGGCGGTGAAATCGTTGATCGTGTAGAAATAGCGGGGAATAAAATTGCCGGCCGTTATTTGGACATTGTACAACGAAAGGGCGCTGATACAGGGAAGCGCTTTGAAATGGATAAAGATATAAAAAATATTACAAGAACCGTGCTCTACTATCCAAAGACAGCTTTATATGGGCATGGTAAATCCATACAATCAGAAAAAGAGGGCACCGGGAAGATTACGTTTCGTAATGTAGAGTGGATTAAGGAAAATGGCGATCCAACTAATAAACCCAAGGGCCAAGAATGGGTTGGTGATCCT is a genomic window of Virgibacillus proomii containing:
- a CDS encoding phage distal tail protein; this translates as MRWIEIAQRNEVNVEGTVRTAPIITSVIKKEIPYVEYSVDDQKLRLHYPFKVNDVVRVDFSKQKVFINEQLQMETIDLVYADFFRLKPGLNEISTVPAMQLEVKYTERWL